From one Pecten maximus chromosome 8, xPecMax1.1, whole genome shotgun sequence genomic stretch:
- the LOC117332370 gene encoding uncharacterized protein LOC117332370: MASKLSIRKAQVHVPNTCAWCDSVQDINWYCNDCQEALCDKCKEETHQRARRTRNDDVVPIKQANKTGQTVLPEVCKVHPGKTCDLFCTECNVAICSMCFTTKHKQHAFKHFEDEINTQKHNMREQLETLKFKLDQLNEKLSNRRQKSKTFKESVDIICKDVKERGRKLKAEIDSIVDNVLAELSSLVAEEDKLLKEDCEHDDKCVKQIKQLNEEVEQLSENPSSGTLFELTRRLRTTIPLYDVTGTSIHLYLPSFETGQIDTEQLTKMIGFVKAGSRNDSTPMYEKKEINNQHVRKLTTFQTPPNKPIFSICPIDDTYAWISMFECLDLLRVNKKGNVTETVKLDFTPWSLALTNSGLLMTRTDQSPLIHKLSEDRRVTTFAEISPLKASSISVSDTDEVFVSTGTTTILVLNIIGDKVRQISCGHVGKRIASLTGGNVAVTTGGGYCKELNIIDRSGQIVHTWSGELDNGQKLSMTIQNSIACDKYDRVFVPDLVTHQVYVISRNERKAKCILDEKHGVRNPLAVGVDRCGHVWIGCGNGTVYVMQL; this comes from the coding sequence ATGGCGAGTAAACTGTCTATTCGTAAGGCACAGGTACACGTGCCGAACACGTGTGCGTGGTGTGATAGTGTACAGGATATAAACTGGTACTGTAATGACTGTCAGGAGGCTTTGTGTGACAAATGTAAGGAGGAGACCCATCAGCGCGCGAGGAGGACAAGAAATGACGACGTTGTACCGATAAAGCAGGCGAACAAAACCGGCCAGACGGTACTACCAGAGGTATGTAAGGTACACCCCGGTAAAACATGCGATCTGTTCTGTACAGAGTGTAACGTCGCCATCTGTTCAATGTGTTTTACAACGAAACATAAACAGCACGCATTCAAACATTTTGAAGACGAAATTAACACCCAGAAACATAACATGCGTGAGCAGTTggaaacattaaaattcaaGTTAGATCAGCTCAATGAGAAGTTATCAAACCGTCGGCAAAAGAGTAAAACATTCAAAGAAAGTGTCGATATTATCTGTAAAGATGTCAAAGAGCGAGGAAGAAAGTTGAAGGCAGAAATAGATTCTATAGTGGACAATGTCCTTGCTGAATTATCATCACTGGTTGCTGAAGAAGACAAACTCCTTAAAGAGGATTGTGAACATGATGATAAATGTGTCAAACAAATAAAGCAGCTGAACGAAGAAGTGGAGCAGCTGTCGGAAAATCCATCAAGTGGAACTTTGTTTGAGCTGACGAGGAGACTTAGGACCACTATACCGCTTTATGACGTTACTGGTACGAGTATACATCTATACCTACCAAGTTTTGAAACCGGACAAATTGATACAGAACAGTTGACAAAAATGATCGGATTTGTTAAGGCCGGGAGTAGGAATGATTCAACGCCCATGTATGAGAAGAAGGAAATCAATAACCAGCATGTCCGGAAACTTACTACATTCCAAACCCCTCCAAACAAGCCCATATTTTCAATATGTCCAATAGACGACACCTATGCATGGATATCAATGTTTGAGTGTCTGGACCTGCTCCGAGTCAATAAAAAGGGAAACGTAACGGAGACTGTGAAGCTTGATTTTACACCTTGGAGTTTGGCTTTGACCAACTCTGGACTACTGATGACTCGAACGGATCAGTCACCGTTGATACACAAACTGTCTGAGGACAGACGGGTGACGACCTTTGCTGAGATAAGTCCATTAAAGGCCTCTAGTATCAGTGTTAGTGACACAGACGAGGTGTTCGTTAGTACTGGTACTACAACAATACTGGTACTGAACATAATCGGGGACAAGGTTAGACAAATCTCGTGTGGACATGTCGGGAAACGTATAGCTAGTTTGACCGGAGGGAATGTCGCTGTTACCACTGGAGGTGGTTACTGTAAAGAACTGAATATCATCGACAGATCAGGTCAGATCGTACACACGTGGAGTGGAGAACTGGACAATGGTCAGAAACTATCCATGACGATTCAGAATAGTATAGCATGTGATAAATATGACAGAGTATTTGTTCCAGACTTAGTTACTCATCAGGTATACGTCATCTCACGGAATGAGAGAAAGGCAAAATGTATCCTGGACGAGAAACACGGAGTACGAAATCCATTGGCAGTAggtgtagacaggtgtggacatGTTTGGATCGGCTGTGGTAatggtacagtatatgttatGCAACTCTAA